The sequence below is a genomic window from Humulus lupulus chromosome 3, drHumLupu1.1, whole genome shotgun sequence.
gggtggcaggaccttttgcccagactcctctcacccagttcatcttggACCGGAGGAGGTTTTATTCCGGGCTAAGCGCAGAAGACCTGGACGTAGGAGGCTACATCAACACGGACAACCTCCGACTGGTTGGGATGCTCGCGGCCCACCAGACTATCGTCGTCCCGAACCTTCGGGGAATTCAGTGCGAGAAGATTGACGTCATAAGGGAGCAGCTGGCTCTGGAGCATATCATGGAGGTGGAGAGTGCGGCACGAGCGGACGCGGCCAAGCGGAAGAGGGACTTGGCCCAGACGGAGGCGGCCGCTTCaaaggagctggaagccctcttcgagGAGGCCTTGCCAAACACGGGTacccccggggctagcgtatcagggcgaggtaactcacctttgatcttaacttatgctccccaagttggggacttagctagggataggctagcactttGAGGCCCCAcgttcggggctgacggggagatgagaccttcgtctcccgttCCCGTAGGCTCGGATGCTCTCATGTTTTTGTCTGGGTTCCTTCAATACGGGAATTTCTTGaacctggacgacatgggggattGAGTCTACTTTTTCGCGTTAGATGAGTTGAGTCAcgcccggggcttagatgagggttcgtctaAGGTCACTCTTAGTTTTGATTTCGATTTTCCCATTTAATTGTACTAACTCCTTTTCACTTGCATTTGTTGCAGAAGACTCCGACATGTCTACCCCCATGGACGAGATGAGGCAACTCCTCGAAGCCCGGGCCGCGAGGGCGGCCAAGGTCGCGACCAAAAAGGCTGCCAAGAAGAATCCAGAGGTGACGGGCCCGGACCCCTCCCTCAACAAGGAGACGCCAGGGGCAGAACCTCGACCCGACGAGGGTGTAATTGCCATGGTCCCTGTCATGGCCGTGGACCCGGCTGTCATCTCCGGCCTTGCCCAACCCCAGTGATTGATTTGGAGTCGGAACCCGCGGTAAGCAAGAGTTCCTGGAAGAAGGCCTTGGACCTGGGCGCTGCGGAGGCCGACACCGGGAAAAAGAGGCCCTGGACGAGGTGGGCTGGCTCAGCCGGTGAGTCACACGGGGAAAGCTGCCTCGTCATGAAGGAGATTCCTGCCTTACCGGCCCTCCCCATACATCCAGCACTACCCGAGGAGGGGGAAGCCATCTTGTGGGACGAGCAATCCAGGCTAATTTCCCGAACCTGGGAGAGTGGCCGGGACTGGAGAGATGAGATGTACAAGGCCCTAACGATTCGTCTTCAGGTTGAGTTCGCTGAGTGCCCAACAGCTTTTAGCATGCCCCAGCcaatcgtggatcggccagctgCCGAGACGGACTTTCACCCTAAGCTGGGGAAGGACACTGCCCCTTTTGCGACAGACCTGTTGGACCAGGTAGGGAACACCATGTCTAACCTCCAACTCAAGTGGtatgccaccatcgccaacccggacatgttgttcatctcccaggctcttcGCCATCAGGCCACCACAGTAAGTTTACTTTgtgtctttttcttcccctttttTATTCGTTTGTAAGGATTCTTCTAACTGTGCTTTGTTCCAGGACGCTCTGCTGTCCCACCGGAATGCTGACCTGGTGGTCGAGGCAACCATGAAAATGGAGATgctccagctggagctggaggcggccgtaaATCAAAGGGAGCccgccaaggaggccctggcCAGGGAGACGGTCCAGGCTCAGGAGACTTTGAGCAAAGCGGTTGCTCAGGCAGACGCGGACCGCGCAGAATTCGACTGAGTCAAGGCCGGGCTTAAAAAGGCCTTGTCTCGGAAATAAACCGAGGCCAACGAGAGGACAGCCCTTTTGGAGGCGACTGAGGCTCAGTCTGTCTGGGACAGGGAAAAGATCCAAGACTTGGAGACCCGGGTTCGCGAGCTGGACGGCTCTCTTCGTGAGGAGATGACGGCGCATGAGGAGACCTGCTGCGGAAAGGATCAGGCGGAAGACTTGCTGCACGTTACCTtgaggaggccatctacatggcttggCGCAAGGACAAAAGCATGAACCTCCTGATCTTTCTCGACCCGGAATCGAAGAGGGctgaattcgaggccaaggaaaaggaagacgcggagcttctagaggatgaagcctaggcccggatcTTCTCCTTgcctctttcttctttcttttttataattttgtaataactATTTCAGACGCGTACGCGTCCAAGAAAATTTGTATTGCCTTGCCCAGTTTATGTCATTTCTGTTTTTGTTTTATCACCGTGCACGACTGGTTCTGAGGGTTTGGTCCCAATTCCAATGGCCTGGACTAGACCAACTCTGACTTTAGCTTGTCAAATTGTCTCAGTCCTACCCGCCTAACTTTTAACTTCGAAAACCTAATGGCCTGGGCCAACGGGGTTCAAAGAGTTTACCGCGAAACTTAGTTCCCTTACTCTGCCAGTCGCGGGCCACGgccttgccctggggcataccggatgcattatacccccggacatcattcgtccggggtgggaccagcctggtgcttggtcctcttaatttatacccccggacatcgttcgccaggggcgggaccagcctgaggcttggtcctcttaatttatacccccgcacatcgttcatccggggtgggaccaacctgaggcttggtcctcttaatttatacccccagacattgtttgtctggggtgggaccagcctggtGCTTGGTCCCACGGGGTTTGTATCCCCCAGACATTGTCGGTCCGGgccgggactagcctgaggcttgcGCCCCGCCTGGTATTTGCtcatacccgggataccccccacaagtgagcggagactggtctggggtcacttgagtaaaATTTTCATTGATTGATAACATTTGTTTATGGCGTTttgcacacgccatttttattattcaagggatcgccctgaggcgtacattatttacaatgaaaatacaaaattggaacacgttctcctgactactgatagtatttaggaagatgttccgcgttccaggctcttgggacttccgagccatcgagccgctttaagcggtacgtcccggggcacacttcatgttggatctcgtacgacccttcccaattcgggcccagaacccctactcccggatcttgagtagcaggcaAGACTCTTCGCATGACTAAGTCGCCGGTTCCGAACCTTTGgatttttacttttgagttgaaatggcGTACGATCTTGCCtgggtacatcttcagctgcactttcGACTCCTCccagatctcctcgatgagatctagtgattcctggagtaaagcatggttttaggcgggatcatacgtgtctcttcggtgagacgggatggtcgtttcgatggggatgacggcttcgcatccatagaccatggagtaaggagtgtgcccggtGGACGTCCTCTCGgtggtccggtaagcccacaaCACGCAGGGCAGCTgttcgggccatttgctcttacaggcctagAGTTTTTTCTTTAACGTCCTTTTCAAGATTTTTTTGACGGCTTCCGCCTGTCCGTTTGCTTGGGGCCTGGtgactgcggagaagcttttgacgatgcCATGTCTCTCACAAAAATCTGTAAAGTGgatgctgtcgaactgcttcccgttatcggatacacttttgtaggggaggccgtaccgacacactatattgttgatgacgaaatccagggccttcttcaaagtgatcgtgttcatgggatccgcctcaacccacttggtatagtagtcgacggctacgatggcgtatttcactcctcctttcccagTCGGGAGCGATCCcaccagatcgatcccccacaccacgaaaggccaggggctagtcatcaaggttatctctgtcggcgGGGGCCACGGACCTTCGCATATctttggcactgttcgcacttgcggatgtagttgatacaatctttcttcatggtcagccagaaatatccttggcgcaagATCTTTTTGGACAAACTGGGTCCAGCTgaatgatctccgcaaaagccttcgtgcatgATGGCGCTTAGTTCTGTCCTGGACACACACCTGAGATAAGGCATGGAAAacccccggcgatagagttttccgtccatcatgacatatcggtggacctGGTACTAaagcttcctggctgcggcctTGTTTGCTGGCACCTCACTGGTTGTTAGATAGTGGATAAGAGGTCCCATCGAAGACGTGGAGTGGTCAATGGTGTTGACCACAGGGGCTCGgatgcttgggatggggagatggttaacGGGGACTAGTCCAGCCAGTTCTGCttcggcgtcggtggccagctttgctagtgtgtccgcgaacacattttgctctctggggatctggcggacGGAGTGCTTTTTGAACGCCTGCAGCATCTCTCTCGTCTGAGtcacataagccgccattctctcCCCTTTGGTTTGATATTCCCCTGAGACTTGCTTGATgaccagctgggaatcgctgtagatctccaggttcatggcccctacttcccgggccaggcACAGCCCGGCCAGCATGGCTTCGtgctcagcttcgttgttcgatgccttgaactggaaacgcagggcgttttgcaactggtgtccctggggtgataccaagatgatcccggccccattctcattcgaggccccgtccacgaacACCTTCCACATGGGCGCCATGGGGCCACGAGATCACCTTCCTAGGATATCCCGGAgcactccacgatgaagtcggctagggcttgcCCTTTGATGGAGACTCTAGGAATGTAGgctatatcgaactgacttagttcCATGGACCACTctaggagtcttcccgatgattcgggcttctgtaacacttgccgcagggggtggttggtcaggacttttatggcgtgggcctggaagtaaggcggGAGTTTTCGGGACGCTATTAGCAGGCGTCTAATAATCGTTTACTCACGTAGTATACCGGGAGCTGGGTCCTTTCCTCCTCCCGTACCAATGCGGCACTGATCGCGTGTtcggtcactgccagatagaggtacagaggCTCCTCGTCCACCGGCTTTGCCAGGATTGGCGCTTGGGCTAGGTGCTCCTTCAGCTTTCAAAAAGCTTCTTCGCATTCGACTGTCCATTCGAACCGTTGGCTTCCttgaaggacgttgaagaatgggatgcacttgtgtaatgccctggttaccccagaacagttacggtgaacggtgaaccggaaatttgacccgctacccgagtcctttggttaaaaacgtgatctaagtgttaatatcaggttaaggtgaaaaaccagcaaaaaggaaagggtacttttcgttaagtaaataaactgctcatgagcctttcaaaatatttacaagtagttcgtaatacaaaagagtcactaCAGTTCCAatatttacaaactccgccggcctaagcggcaaaaatagggtaaacccctagtccctctgagaactccttgaccgtggcggtcaagcggccctgtatgtacatcacatcggccgaagctctccactcaaggctggccaagcttttcctttcctttacctgcaccacatagcacccatgagccaaggcccagcaagaaaacataataaaacatgatataatatcaacaacgatcataataaccgttcgggactatcagtccaacaaataggtgacattagccaaaagtcacattaatgagcatcgctccctctagccatgtgacgatagggtcaccagggcttaactgataggtgatttctttcataagcatgttcaggacaggtgcatggtgattggtcaccaacataaccttcctcacgactctaaggtcgaaactatggacaacgtcccttagccacgtgacaaacggtcaccagggtcatataccttggctatagtcatctggtcgtagaccaggcaagcgcttataagttcttcgaccttagggccggtcccgcattaatgacatagagccattcaatgcgtgatcatcgactttagagtcggtccctgactagtcagtgtctcaaacaggtaatcagtattcattagcatttaatatacaatccacgttcacatatatcaaccaacatgcctcaatatcaaaccatgcatgtcgtatacctgtacagggtgcaactgtatccatacactgttttcttacctcaagttcaagcgagaaatatgataaagacgacccctgagaacgatcgaccttttagttccttagcggttacctaatcacaaccaattataacctccattaatgagaatccacaataatagggtcttaacctaagcaccatcctcgggacctcgaaacatgcccacacagtgggtagaatcgatcccgggccttaaggattgaaaccccaagtcaaaaacccttaaaaacactcaaaacggggtttggaaggaacagggtagcgctacagcgctcaacccctagcgccacagcgctctacacagaacctcccaaaggccaaaaaccctcctgaggagcgctatagcgccctagggtgggcgctgtagcgctacctccagcccaaaacatccctgaaccgaccttcttcatctccttcgtttctaactcgatctccaagcttccaaagcctattcttgatgccaaatgaacccaaaaaccatcccaacacaccccaaacatcacaagcatgggaaccctagccaaaactcccaacaaaacccatgaactcaccctaaacatttcagctgcaaaacaaaaccaaaacagagcaaaccagagaaactatggttagaaacttatccaaagcttggcttatgaagctcttcaatagtggaacacactcccaaactcccaaggcttgcttcccaagctagaatcctcaaagttggctcaaaaaccacaaagaaaaatgaagaaaagaaggtacgggagaactcctttttgcatactctgttttcactactttcttcagccaacaagtgttatatctatcctaggggtgaaatgtccattttacccctaggtcaattaatactttctaaaggctcctaagggcatttttggtactctccccctaactcgttaatcataattaacgctctccaattcccgttattctcgaaaatcataaacaccaataattcacatcccgttaccctttatctcccggtaacgctctaatcatcaaaatcaccccgagactcaacccaagtcccgacacttaatcccgttgtgactaaaccgctaatcaataacctacgatcgtctcatgtcgaatagctcgaacaaacccacatcataatgtggtctcaacgcataacatcgatatgcatacaagtaacattatattataatataattctcataaatatgCATAAACACACTTAATagcgtaattaagcaattatggccctcccggcctacaaatccagccgctaaaccacactagggaatccggggcattacaacttgtccgtggctttggagATGAAACGGCTTAAGGCGGGTATCCGCCCGGTCAGactttgcacatccttatgcttccagggagagggcatatcaaccAGTGCCTCGATCTTAcccggattggcttctattcccggaagctcactatgaagcccaggaacttcccggaggccacgtcGAAAGTGTATTTCTTGGGAtctagcttcatcccgtacttccgaatgactgcgaaagcttcGGCCAGGTCGTCTGAAAGCTTCCtggatgtcttggacttgaccagcatatcgtcgatatagacttccatgtttcgccccagctaggcccggaacattcgattgacaagcctttgataggttgccacgtcgtttttcagtccgaagggcatgaccatgtagcagtatattcccttgtcggtttggaaactggtgtgctcctgatctgccacatgcatggaaatcttattgtagccggagtaagtgtccatgaagcttaagatctcgtacctagatgtcgcatccaccatttggtcgatccggggaagcaggaagcaatccttcggacaagccttgttgagatccgtgaaatcgatgcacgttctccacgttccgttcggtttcggcaccaggacggggttggccagccacacggggtatacaacctcgcgtatgaagttgattgatGACAACTTCTCTacttccagcttaagggcctcgatCCTCTCCATTCCCAAGGGCATGCGTTTTTGGCGGATCGGGGTCACGTTCGGGTCGATACTcaacgcgtggcagatgatagtcgaggcatatcgaggcaTATTGCCCAAAATAATTCTTATGAACCCATCAAGGCACATACTATATTTTAAGTTCTATGCCTCTATCGAGGTCAATCAAGGACAATCGAGGTATCCATTGGACATCACTGAATGGgggtttatcgaggtccatcgaagACCATCGAGCCTCGTCGAGGTATTAACATCCTAACACTATCGAGGcacgtcgaggtccatcgaggaccatcgagcctCCATGCATGCAacccatcgaggcctatcgagttttatcgaaaCTCATCGAGGCAGACAAAAAATCCATAAAAAACGCAGgaagtatccaaaattcattgcgacagtgaaaaattacaatgaaatatgaaggcatacacagatctgttcgaGATAGCACAAGTAATGTAGACAAACAAGTTTCCTCAcaaaatataacaaatatatacttactcaTACGATTTttgcccctagatccgaaatcAAAAATGAAGTTTCTTGGCTTGAAATGATTCACAACTTGCCCTTATatctgaaatccaaaatgaaCTCGAAAATTAGTAAAGATTAAGATAATGGTGGATagcttttttttttgtgtatgaaagcttgagagatagagaggaaaAATGTAAGAGATAGAGAGTGAGGACTATGAGAAAAAGATAAGGAAAACTTATGTAAAGTATATTTTAAGAATTTTGGGGAATAAtaggataaaaataaataataaacgaATTccgacatcatcatcatcacaataataataataataaacgatttttttctttttttttaaaaaaaaaatcagatggtTGGGTATGCAACGTTGAATTCCGGGTTCCTGAGTCTCGAATGATTTCGTTGGAAAACAATGGAtggcatatataaatatatagataaaaACCATAAACGAAaggtgaaaaataaaatataggacCACATGCATGTCTTCTttgactttttattttattttatccttTCTTAATAAAAAAGTTGACTGTGAAAAATTATGCAATATAGCATAACAGAGCATACCTTAATATATACTTGATAAGTCAATCAAACATAAActcttaattataataaaatcatGATCAGGCAACATTATTATGTAAAAAGAAATTAACTAATCGCTTAAACTCCTTGTAGTTATTCTTCATCTATCAGTTGGTGAAGTTAGGAATAATGGCATGAGACTCCCCCGCCTTGGCAGCCGGAGAAGGCTCCACTTCAGGCGACGGCGCCACTGGGGACTTCCCGATGAGCTCCGTCGGCAAATCAGGAATGCCCTTGAGGTAAAACGTGTAGAAAATCTTGAAGGGATACACCAGCTGCCGGAGCTTGACCTGTCCGTACGCCCCCTCGAACACCCCGGAGCCGCCGGTGACGGCCAAGTAAGAGTCCTCGTACGACAAGTAGGGTCCCTGTACGGACAGATGCCCGTAGTCGCCGAAGTAGAAGCTGTAGATGGCCTCGTACCTGTCTCCGCGTTTGTCGGGCACGTGTTGGATGAGGATGCAGATACCGGAGGTTATACCTAGACGCTTCCCCAAGTCGCCGGAGTAAATCTTGTTGGTGAACGGTACCAGGTCGCCGAGCGAGTTGGCCGGTTTCTGACTCAGTTTATGAAGGACCGGGCTTCCCCTGTCTCGCTCGTTGATCTCGTACACGTGTAACTCTTGAACTTTTGCTGTGAAAAAGGTAAAGATAATAAGAATGCGATCTTCTTTTAATatggtatatatatgtgtgtgtgtgtatagctatgtaacaattaataataaatgtGAAGGTCATGAAAATCTTTACTTACTGGGTCTAGAAGAGTCGGGTGATGAGGTTTTCTTCTTTTGGAAGAAAAAAGATTTTGTAGTGAAGTCGCTTGATCTACTTTTTGGTGTTGATGATGATGAGAGTTTAAGAATGGGAAAGGAATTTGACATGTTAAAACCCAATTGTGTTTGAGTTTGGGAAGGTGAACGACAGCTACTTTGGCTTGA
It includes:
- the LOC133822762 gene encoding allene oxide cyclase, chloroplastic-like, whose protein sequence is MASTSSFKTTSPLRISSQSSCRSPSQTQTQLGFNMSNSFPILKLSSSSTPKSRSSDFTTKSFFFQKKKTSSPDSSRPTKVQELHVYEINERDRGSPVLHKLSQKPANSLGDLVPFTNKIYSGDLGKRLGITSGICILIQHVPDKRGDRYEAIYSFYFGDYGHLSVQGPYLSYEDSYLAVTGGSGVFEGAYGQVKLRQLVYPFKIFYTFYLKGIPDLPTELIGKSPVAPSPEVEPSPAAKAGESHAIIPNFTN